From the Daucus carota subsp. sativus chromosome 8, DH1 v3.0, whole genome shotgun sequence genome, one window contains:
- the LOC108197894 gene encoding PRA1 family protein B4 → MASNSQPANLPPIITQSSAAPGGSVDPQPPVANPAVRAFFTNISETVRQRLADRRPWSELFDRSAFSKPESVSDATARIRKNYAYFRVNYLSLIALVMAFSLVTHPYSLLLLLGLLTAWLFLYLFRPSDPPLVIFGRTYSERETLGVLVLSTIVIIFLTNVGYVLISALMVGMAIVSAHGAFRVPEDLFLDDPDSAATGFLSFLKGATAAPPAAPVVTATVRV, encoded by the coding sequence ATGGCTTCCAATTCGCAACCTGCAAATCTCCCTCCCATAATCACCCAATCCAGTGCAGCCCCGGGCGGCTCCGTAGACCCCCAACCCCCTGTTGCAAACCCTGCAGTACGTGCATTTTTCACCAACATTTCTGAAACAGTCCGCCAACGCCTGGCAGATCGTCGCCCATGGTCAGAGCTTTTTGATCGCTCTGCATTCTCGAAACCAGAGTCTGTTTCTGATGCCACGGCTCGCATTCGCAAAAACTATGCCTATTTCAGAGTGAATTACCTATCTCTCATTGCCCTGGTAATGGCCTTTTCCCTTGTGACGCATCCTTACtctctcctcctcctcctcggCCTCCTCACCGCATGGCTCTTCCTCTACCTTTTCCGCCCCTCTGATCCTCCACTTGTCATTTTCGGACGTACTTATTCTGAAAGAGAGACCTTAGGAGTTCTGGTGTTAAGCACAATTGTCATAATTTTTCTAACAAATGTTGGCTACGTCCTTATATCTGCATTGATGGTGGGAATGGCTATTGTTTCTGCGCATGGAGCCTTTCGGGTTCCTGAAGATCTGTTTCTTGATGACCCTGATTCTGCAGCAACTGGATTCCTCTCTTTCCTAAAAGGCGCCACTGCGGCGCCACCAGCGGCTCCTGTAGTAACAGCTACTGTTCGCGTTTAG
- the LOC108199845 gene encoding probably inactive leucine-rich repeat receptor-like protein kinase IMK2 yields the protein MEILCRKSGWSFRAKNKNLNIFSCCDAKFWFVFLVLILCFCAVSGKSFDGVIVTQGDHQALKAIKHELVDFRGVLRSWNDSGNGACSGSWQGIKCVNGQVIAIQLPWKGLGGRISEKIGQLQGLRRLSLHDNFLSGPVPNSLGFLPNLRGVYLFNNRLSGSVPASIGNCPYLQNLDLSNNQLIGTIPPSLVNSTRIYRLNLSYNAISGSIPNRFTYFPSLTFLALEHNNLSGSIPNTWGSNTNDSYQLQSLTLDHNLLSGNIPSSLSRLNNLQELSLNHNQIVGTIPSELGSLSKLQMLDLSNNAINGSLPASFSNLTSLVSLNLKANHLKNEIPEALFKLHNLTVLNLKNNEFGGPIPASIGNLSSISELDLSDNIFGGEIPNSIADLPKLVSFDVSNNNLSGEVPSKLLDKFNSSSFVGNILLCGFSPSTQCPSPPPQQQSPPPSSSQASNHRKSKGHKTKDIILIAAGALLLVLLVLCCILLCCLIRRKSKAKATKSAGPAGIKSVPAVGTDVESGDTGGKLVHFDGPFVFTADDLLCATAEIMGKSTYGTAYKATLEDGNQVAVKRLREKIAKGQKEFEAEVVTLGKIRHQNILALRAYYMGPKGEKLLVFDYMCNGSLASFLHARGPETAIPWPTRMKIAMGITKGLCFLHSKENIIHGNLTSSNILLDEQNNPAIADVGLSRLMTAAANTNVIATAGTQGYCAPELSKLKNASTKTDVYSLGVIILELLTGKSPSEGTDGVDLPQWVASIVKEEWTNEVFDLELMGDASNTNVSDELLNTLKLALHCVDPSPAARPEAQEVLQKLEEIKPELAAAPSTTTTTDEGPEIPTKTE from the exons ATGGAAATCTTGTGTCGGAAATCGGGCTGGAGTTTTCGGGCCAAGAACAAGAATTTGAACATTTTTTCATGTTGTGATGCTAAATTTTggtttgtttttcttgttttgattttgtgtttttGTGCTGTTTCAGGGAAATCATTTGATGGGGTGATTGTGACTCAAGGTGATCATCAAGCACTTAAGGCTATCAAGCATGAGCTAGTTGATTTCAGAGGTGTTTTGAGGAGCTGGAATGACAGTGGCAATGGAGCTTGTTCAGGTAGCTGGCAAGGAATCAAGTGTGTTAATGGTCAAGTCATTGCAATTCAGCTTCCTTGGAAGGGATTAGGAGGAAGAATCTCCGAAAAAATCGGGCAGCTTCAAGGGCTTCGGAGGCTTAGTCTTCATGACAATTTTCTTAGTGGTCCTGTGCCTAATTCTCTTGGCTTCCTTCCAAATCTCAGAGGGGTTTATCTCTTTAACAATCGGCTTTCGGGTTCAGTTCCTGCATCAATTGGTAACTGCCCTTATCTTCAGAATCTTGATCTCAGTAATAATCAACTCATTGGTACTATTCCTCCTAGTCTTGTTAATTCTACTAGGATTTATAGACTGAACTTGAGCTATAATGCAATTTCAGGTTCGATACCCAATAGATTCACTTATTTTCCTTCACTCACATTTCTTGCTCTAGAACACAACAATCTTTCTGGTTCTATACCTAATACTTGGGGTTCGAATACGAATGATTCTTACCAGCTTCAGTCATTGACCCTTGACCACAATCTCCTTTCTGGAAATATTCCATCTTCTTTAAGTAGATTGAATAATCTCCAAGAACTTAGTTTGAATCATAACCAGATTGTTGGAACCATACCTAGTGAACTAGGGAGCCTCTCCAAGCTTCAAATGCTAGATTTATCGAACAATGCAATCAATGGAAGCCTTCCTGCTAGTTTTTCCAATCTCACTTCTCTTGTGTCACTAAATCTAAAGGCCAACCACCTTAAAAATGAAATCCCAGAAGCCCTGTTTAAATTGCATAATCTTACTGTCCTAAATCTGAAGAACAATGAGTTTGGCGGTCCAATTCCAGCCAGTATTGGAAATCTATCTAGCATTTCTGAACTTGATTTATCTGATAACATTTTTGGTGGAGAAATTCCCAACTCAATAGCTGATTTGCCAAAGCTGGTTTCTTTCGATGTTTCAAACAATAATTTGTCTGGGGAAGTTCCTTCTAAGCTTCTAGACAAGTTTAATTCAAGTTCTTTTGTTGGTAACATCCTGTTGTGTGGATTTAGCCCCTCAACACAATGCCCTTCTCCCCCACCTCAACAGCAATCACCACCGCCATCTTCATCACAGGCTTCAAACCATCGAAAAAGCAAAGGACATAAAACCAAAGATATCATTCTTATAGCTGCTGGTGCTCTACTACTTGTCCTACTTGTTTTGTGCTGCATATTGTTATGTTGTTTAATCAGGAGAAAGAGTAAAGCGAAAGCGACTAAATCAGCTGGCCCAGCTGGTATAAAATCAGTTCCAGCCGTGGGAACTGATGTTGAATCCGGTGACACTGGAGGGAAACTAGTCCATTTTGATGGCCCATTTGTGTTTACTGCCGATGATTTGCTATGTGCAACTGCTGAGATAATGGGAAAGAGCACTTATGGAACTGCTTATAAGGCGACATTAGAGGATGGCAATCAAGTAGCGGTGAAAAGGCTAAGAGAGAAAATAGCCAAAGGACAGAAGGAATTTGAAGCTGAAGTTGTCACACTTGGAAAAATTAGACACCAAAACATACTGGCTCTTAGGGCTTATTATATGGGACCTAAAGGAGAGAAGCTTCTTGTTTTCGATTACATGTGTAATGGGAGTCTTGCATCCTTCCTCCACG CTCGAGGTCCTGAAACCGCAATCCCCTGGCCAACAAGGATGAAAATTGCAATGGGAATAACAAAGGGCCTATGTTTCCTCCACTCCAAagaaaacataattcatgggaATCTCACATCAAGCAACATATTGCTGGACGAGCAAAACAATCCTGCCATCGCAGATGTTGGCCTTTCAAGGCTCATGACAGCTGCTGCCAACACCAATGTAATTGCCACAGCAGGTACACAAGGTTACTGCGCACCTGAGCTCTCAAAGCTGAAGAATGCCAGCACAAAAACCGACGTCTACAGCCTCGGGGTGATCATCTTGGAGCTCTTAACAGGAAAATCACCTAGTGAAGGCACAGACGGTGTTGATTTACCACAATGGGTTGCATCCATTGTGAAGGAAGAATGGACTAATGAAGTTTTCGATTTGGAACTTATGGGGGATGCCTCAAACACAAATGTGAGCGACGAGCTTCTCAACACTCTGAAATTAGCCCTTCACTGTGTTGATCCTTCACCAGCTGCACGTCCAGAAGCCCAAGAAGTTCTCCAGAAACTCGAAGAAATTAAACCAGAACTGGCAGCAGCTCCAAGCACAACTACTACAACTGATGAAGGTCCTGAAATTCCAACAAAAACTGAATGA
- the LOC108197895 gene encoding ethylene-responsive transcription factor RAP2-3: MASENPDDRKEFDPLVYGSKMPHKLYKGVYEKKGKEKWYAQCSHGGENAYIGTYNTELEAALAYDKRGRELKRPEEKLNFPKFLTEHNPPAATEPALPITNALSSSVQVNVPSGSSSSNAGRGEKRKQITISKEEYDAYLPYHEARKIEFAQRGRNVSVSGVAIRSQSANISSAIMELIGNPGEFKDVPDEELLSDAEKEFVESLLNQGTSSDDGKLS, translated from the exons ATGGCTTCTGAGAATCCAGATGACAG AAAGGAGTTTGATCCCTTAGTATACGGGTCGAAAATGCCTCACAAATTATATAAAGGTGTTTACGAAAAAAAAGGTAAAGAGAAGTGGTATGCACAATGTTCACATGGAGGAGAGAATGCATACATTGGTACTTATAACACAGAGCTTGAGGCAGCTCTGGCTTATGATAAGAGAGGTAGAGAGCTGAAACGTCccgaagaaaaacttaatttcCCGAAATTTCTTACTGAACATAATCCACCAGCAGCTACCGAGCCGGCATTGCCCATAACAAATGCATTGTCCAGTAGTGTACAGGTCAATGTACCTTCAGGCAGCTCAAGTTCTAATGCTGGAAGAGGAGAAAAAAGAAAGCAAATTACTATCTCTAAAGAAGAATATGATGCGTACCTTCCATATCATGAAGCTAGGAAAATAGAATTCGCTCAACGTGGACGGAATGTCTCGGTCAGTGGTGTAGCCATCAGGTCTCAGTCTGCAAATATTTCGAGTGCTATAATGGAATTGATTGGAAACCCTGGAGAGTTCAAAGATGTGCCAGATGAAGAGTTATTAAGCGACGCTGAAAAAGAATTCGTGGAGAGCTTACTCAACCAGGGCACCTCGTCAGACGACGGCAAGCTCTCTTAG